Proteins from a genomic interval of Papaver somniferum cultivar HN1 chromosome 4, ASM357369v1, whole genome shotgun sequence:
- the LOC113271905 gene encoding uncharacterized protein LOC113271905, producing MGRSYSYFNSKQMYLRKDVERAFGFLKRKFAIICGPYRGLSAREMHKTMLICIIMHNMVIQETRRNNNWTNHQDEDLRPEIIPARGLPARNYAQMTSHIENRTLYNRLREDLRANLWAEFVRFGGRIE from the coding sequence ATGGGTCGTTCATACTCGTATTTCAATAGTAAACAAATGTATCTGAGAAAGGATGTGGAACGAGCTTTTGGATTTCTGAAGCGGAAGTTCGCAATCATTTGTGGGCCTTATCGTGGTCTAAGTGCTCGTGAAATGCATAAGACTATGCTGATTTGcatcattatgcataacatggttATCCAGGAGACTCGTCGTAATAATAATTGGACTAaccatcaagatgaagacttaagGCCTGAGATTATACCAGCTAGAGGATTACCTGCAAGGAACTATGCGCAAATGACCAGTCATATTGAGAACAGAACTCTGTATAACAGGTTGAGGGAAGATCTCAGAGCGAATCTGTGGGCTGAGTTTGTAAGATTTGGGGGACGAATTGAGTAG